The following coding sequences lie in one Musa acuminata AAA Group cultivar baxijiao chromosome BXJ3-1, Cavendish_Baxijiao_AAA, whole genome shotgun sequence genomic window:
- the LOC135628724 gene encoding indole-3-acetate O-methyltransferase 1-like, producing MAMAVKGENLVVTKLKLERMLSMKGGKGETSYLKNSQAQARHARAMLHFLEATLSAMKLPLLEDGGTFAVADLGCSCGTNTLFLVGIIVEHVSKMYAALGHDSPEFQVFFSDLPCNDFNVLFQLLPPQLSSRSLEKCLAAAEEQRSYYAAGVPGSFYGRLFPSRSINVFNSTFSLHWLSQVPDTVTDKRSPAYNRGRVFVHGASADTAAAYKQQFQADLASFLRARAVEMKVGGVMFLVCLGRTSIDPVDQGGAGFLFGAHFQDAWNDLVEEGLLDSEKRDSFNIPVYAACLREFEEVVKAEGSLSINKLLVVNGGSPLVVDHPEDASEVGRALANSCRSVAGVLVEAHIGERLSEELFGRLELRAARHARELMAQMQFFHIVASLSPSVPPHPAS from the exons ATGGCCATGGCTGTCAAGGGAGAAAACCTTGTGGTCACGAAGCTAAAGCTCGAGAGGATGCTCAGCATGAAAGGTGGCAAGGGGGAGACCAGCTATCTGAAGAACTCTCAAGCTCAA GCTCGCCATGCACGAGCCATGCTGCACTTCCTGGAAGCAACGCTGAGCGCGATGAAGCTTCCCTTGCTGGAGGACGGCGGCACGTTTGCCGTCGCAGACCTGGGCTGCTCATGCGGCACCAACACGCTCTTCCTCGTGGGCATCATCGTCGAGCACGTATCGAAGATGTACGCGGCGCTCGGCCACGACTCCCCCGAGTTCCAGGTCTTCTTCTCCGACCTCCCCTGCAACGACTTCAATGTCCTCTTCCAGCTTCTCCCGCCACAGTTGAGCAGCAGGAGCCTGGAAAAGTGCCTGGCGGCCGCCGAAGAGCAGCGGTCCTACTACGCCGCCGGCGTGCCCGGCTCGTTCTACGGTCGACTTTTTCCTTCTAGATCCATAAACGTCTTCAACTCCACCTTCTCCTTGCATTGGCTCTCTCAG GTGCCCGATACGGTGACTGACAAGCGATCGCCGGCGTACAACAGGGGGCGGGTCTTCGTCCATGGCGCGTCCGCGGACACTGCCGCTGCCTACAAGCAGCAGTTCCAGGCGGATCTCGCCAGCTTCCTGCGCGCCCGCGCCGTCGAGATGAAGGTTGGTGGCGTAATGTTCCTCGTTTGCCTCGGCCGGACATCCATCGACCCGGTCGACCAAGGCGGCGCAGGTTTCCTCTTCGGCGCCCACTTCCAAGACGCTTGGAACGACCTCGTCGAAGAG GGTCTGCTGGACAGCGAGAAGCGTGACAGCTTCAACATCCCCGTGTACGCTGCCTGCCTCAGGGAGTTCGAGGAGGTGGTGAAGGCCGAGGGCTCACTCTCCATCAACAAGCTTCTGGTCGTCAACGGAGGCAGCCCACTGGTGGTCGACCACCCAGAGGACGCCAGCGAGGTCGGGCGAGCTCTCGCTAACAGCTGCCGGTCGGTGGCCGGCGTGCTCGTGGAAGCGCACATCGGCGAACGTCTGAGCGAGGAGCTGTTCGGGAGGCTGGAGCTCCGGGCGGCACGCCATGCGAGGGAGCTAATGGCGCAGATGCAGTTCTTCCACATCGTCGCCTCGCTCTCTCCCTCGGTCCCACCTCATCCCGCGAGCTAG
- the LOC135628957 gene encoding indole-3-acetate O-methyltransferase 1-like, translating into MAMAVKGENLVVTKLKLERMLSMKGGKGETSYLKNSQAQARHARAMLHFLEATLSAMKLPLLEDGGTFAVADLGCSCGTNTLFLMGIIVEHVSKMYAALGHDSPEFQVFFSDLPCNDFNVLFQLLPPQLSSSSLEQCLAAAEEQRSYYAAGVPGSFYGRLFPSRSINVFNSTFSLHWLSQVPERVTDKRSPAYNRGRVFVHGASADTAAAYKQQFQADLASFLRARAVEMKVGGVMFLVCLGRTSIDPADQGGAGFLFGAHFQEAWNDLVEEGLLESEKRDSFNIPVYAACLREFEEVVKAEGSFSINKLQVVKGGSPLVVNHPEDASEVGRALANSCRSVAGVLVEAHIGERLSEELFGRLELRAARHARELMEQMQFFHIVASLSPSLPSHPAS; encoded by the exons ATGGCCATGGCTGTCAAGGGAGAAAACCTTGTGGTCACGAAGCTAAAGCTCGAGAGGATGCTCAGCATGAAAGGTGGCAAGGGGGAGACCAGCTATCTGAAGAACTCACAAGCTCAA GCTCGCCATGCACGAGCCATGCTACACTTCCTGGAAGCAACGCTGAGCGCGATGAAGCTTCCCTTGCTGGAGGACGGCGGCACGTTTGCCGTCGCAGACCTGGGCTGCTCATGCGGCACCAACACGCTCTTCCTCATGGGCATCATCGTCGAGCACGTATCGAAGATGTACGCAGCGCTCGGCCACGATTCCCCCGAATTCCAGGTCTTCTTCTCCGACCTCCCCTGCAACGACTTCAATGTCCTCTTCCAGCTTCTCCCGCCACAGTTGAGCAGCAGTAGCCTGGAACAGTGCCTGGCGGCCGCCGAAGAGCAGCGGTCCTACTACGCCGCTGGCGTGCCCGGCTCGTTCTACGGCCGTCTTTTTCCTTCTAGATCCATAAACGTCTTCAACTCCACCTTCTCCTTGCATTGGCTCTCTCAG GTGCCCGAGAGGGTGACCGATAAGCGATCGCCGGCATACAACAGGGGGCGGGTCTTCGTCCATGGCGCGTCCGCGGACACTGCCGCTGCCTACAAGCAGCAGTTCCAGGCGGATCTCGCCAGCTTCCTGCGCGCCCGCGCCGTCGAGATGAAGGTTGGCGGCGTAATGTTCCTCGTTTGCCTCGGCCGGACATCCATCGACCCGGCCGACCAAGGCGGCGCAGGTTTCCTCTTCGGCGCCCACTTCCAAGAGGCTTGGAACGACCTCGTCGAAGAG GGCCTACTGGAGAGCGAGAAGCGTGACAGCTTCAACATCCCCGTGTACGCCGCCTGCCTCAGGGAGTTCGAGGAGGTGGTGAAGGCCGAGGGCTCGTTCTCCATCAACAAGCTTCAGGTCGTCAAGGGAGGCAGCCCGCTGGTGGTCAACCACCCAGAGGACGCCAGCGAGGTCGGGCGAGCGCTCGCTAACAGCTGCCGCTCGGTGGCCGGCGTGCTCGTGGAGGCGCACATCGGCGAACGTCTGAGCGAGGAGCTGTTCGGGAGGCTGGAGCTCCGGGCGGCACGCCATGCGAGGGAGCTGATGGAGCAGATGCAGTTCTTCCACATCGTCGCCTCGCTCTCTCCCTCGCTCCCATCTCATCCCGCGAGCTGA